The following are encoded together in the Lathyrus oleraceus cultivar Zhongwan6 chromosome 3, CAAS_Psat_ZW6_1.0, whole genome shotgun sequence genome:
- the LOC127126667 gene encoding uncharacterized protein LOC127126667 — protein METPSDVNSFELLELNPNQQVRTQNVSAGVRRIFDEANRTTDVVLHNDFSWTSFISFAAGSMRDLPPKHYGFLLLLFGGILSYLTKTCAPLFDTFQAEKTTNTPESLLTLEGAFYAFFPQVAHITGFIMCWIITFILILPLRFAPQIFSGLLWLCSTIIYFVELVQKTSASGLHVAFGDSFKLHVFWFVIAQAFGFSFIIGLMVFLIVYLSWKFFHNGHTRAAEVGLNDVLSLAI, from the exons ATGGAG ACTCCATCGGATGTAAATTCGTTTGAACTGCTTGAACTGAATCCG AACCAGCAGGTGCGTACCCAGAATGTATCAGCCGGAGTTCGTAGGATCTTTGATGAG GCAAACAGAACAACTGATGTTGtcctgcataatgattttagcTGGACGTCTTTTATATCTTTTGCAGCGGGGAGTATGCGTGATCTTCCTCCAAAACATTACGGATTCTTACTACTGTTATTCGGTGGCATCCTAAGTTACCTCACAAAAACCTGCGCCCCACTATTTGATACCTTTCAAGCTGAAAAAACCACAAACACCCCAGAGTCTCTGTTAACCTTAGAGGGAGCATTTTATGCTTTCTTTCCTCAGGTAGCACATATCACCGGTTTCATAATGTGCTGGATTATAACTTTTATCCTCATTTTGCCGCTACGATTTGCACCACAAATATTTTCTGGGCTTCTTTGGCTTTGTTCAACAATCATTTACTTTGTTGAGCTGGTGCAAAAGACTTCCGCTTCAGGGCTTCACGTGGCTTTCGGAGACTCGTTCAAGCTGCATGTGTTTTGGTTTGTAATTGCACAGGCGTTTGGGTTTTCTTTTATTATTGGGTTAATGGTATTCCTAATTGTTTACTTGAGTTGGAAGTTCTTTCATAATGGCCACACTAGGGCTGCGGAAGTTGGTTTAAATGATGTGTTGTCCTTAGCCATTTAA